CACTTGAGCGATCGAGGATAATTCGTCCCAAGCCGCTTTAGCCTCTTCTTCCGTATCGTAGATGCCCTGCACACGATACCCCTTGGCTTCGAAATCCTCGAAAAGGTTCCAACGGGTGGCGTCTTCTACCTCGAAAACGGCATCTTCCAAGACCGCGAATTCCTCTTGGCTAACAAAAATGGTTATCTCGTACATGACTATCTTTTTGCCTACTTGGCTTCAGGTCCCTTTTTGAAGAATGTAGCTCCTAGCATTCCGCCTAAAGAGCCTAAAACGAGCGACAAGACCGTTCCCGCTATGAATATGCCCACTAGAAACATAGTGGCATTGTCGGAGACGAAAATTCGCTCCCCTACCTCAGCAGCTTCGGGTTGGCCCGACTCGTAAGCCTGCCTAATAAATTCCTCACGAAGCTTTGCCCACTCTTCGTCCGTGATGGAAGGCAGGGCCCAAAGCGGAAACGCGACGAAAGTAATCAACATTCCCAGGAAGGAGGAAATGGCTCCCATTTTCACTCCAGTGAAAATCGAGATAGTGATGCCAAAACGTTTCGCGAAGTGGCCCGCCGCCGCCAAGCCACCTATCACGAAATGAATACACAGGAAGAGGTAACTGTAGCCTACAAATCCGAGCACCGCGGTAATGGCGGCAGCCAGAGCAATGGATTTCTTCTGCGAACAGGTGTCGAGATCCACGATCTCGTCTTCGTCTCTTTCAAGTAATTCGCTCATATTCGGGCCAGCATTGTAGCTTCGACAGACTCGAGGCGAGGCTATTTTCCGGGTCCGAGTCCGGAAAAGATTTCAGCAGGCGACACAGAACTGTCCGCGCTCAAATCGAGAAATCGTCCCCTATCAGCCACTTGCCCCCGAAACCACGTCCTCTGCTTCTTGGCGAGCCGACGGGTGTTTACCGTTATCCGCTCGACGAGCTGAGCCTGATCGTATTCGCCCTTGAGATACGCGATCGTCTCTCGGTAGCCGATTGACCTGCAGGCACTCGGATTCTCTTCGATTCCACGCTCCAGCAAACGCTCAACTTCCTCGACGAGTCCCATATCGAGCATAATCCCCACCCTGCTGGCGATTCGCTCATTCAATTCCTCCGTTTCCCGCGTCAAAATGCAAAGTTGCTTGTCCGCCTCGGTCAGCGAATTCGACTGGCCTGCAAACTCTCGCTTGAGCTGCTGCAAAGTCTTCCCGGACTCAAGACATCGCTCCAATGCCTTTTGCACGCGCCGAGGGTTTTCAATGTCTAAGCCATCTATGCCCAAGGGGTTGCGGTCGCGGAGTTCTTCCACCGCGGCAGAAAGGCCTCGCTCCATAAAACTAGATACCATCTCTTTCGTATCGTTCGAAACGTCCACCGCGTCCACGACCGGATCAAAAAAGGCTTTCAGATAAAATCCGCTACCGCCGACCACAAGGACCCTTTTTCCCCTCCCCTGGATCTCTCTGATCACCTCTTTCGCGAGATCTAGGTAGCGGCCCACATCCATTTGTTCGCAAGGCTCTAGGATATCAATCAAGTGATGCGGAACTCTCGTACGCTCAGAGGAATCAGGCTTGGCGGTGCCGATATCCATACCTCGGTAGAAGAGCAGCGAATCGCAATTGACGATTTCCGCACCGAAGGCTTCCGCCCAGCTGAGGGCATACTCCGTCTTGCCAACCGCGGTACAGCCAGTCAGGCAATAAATCGTACTCAGCGAGTCCTTCTTTCGCCCTTTGTTACTCTTGTTCCCTGACATCTGTTACCCTTCCGTAACCATGGAGTTACAGGCGAGTTACATCTCCTGCGAGCGAATACAATTGACTCGCGCCTGCTCATTCGAGCGTCATTACGAAGAGCAAGAAAACATACCACGCCTCCTTGGTTAGCTCGCAACTCATGAAGAAGCCTCCGCTCAGATACAAGACGATCTTCATATCAGATGTCCACCTCGGCACTCTGAATTGCAAGGCGAAGGAATGTTTGCACTTCCTGAAAAACACTCGCTGCGACCGGCTGGTCCTAAACGGCGACATCATCGATGGCTGGCAGCTCGGGCGCGGAAGCAAATGGAGCAAAATGGACACGAAGTTCGTTCGCTACATTCTGAAACGCGTCGAAAAGCAGCAGCAAGAGGTCATCTACCTGCGTGGTAATCACGACGATATCCTAAGCCGTTTCCTTCCGATGGAGTTTTCAACGGTGAAAATCGTCGAAGACTACATTCACGAAAACGCAAACGGCCGCTATTTGGTGCTGCACGGAGACGTGTTCGACACCATTACCAAGAATTTCACCTTCCTCGCTCATCTCGGCGATTGGGGCTACAAAATGCTAATGAGCCTAAATCGCTGGTACAACAAGTACCGATCCTGGAGGGGCAAGGAGTACTACTCCCTCTCCAAAGCGATCAAAGCGAAAGTAAAAAAAGCCGTCAGCTTCATTTCCGATTTCGAGGAAAAATTGGCTAAATTGGCCGCCTCGAGAGATTGCGTAGGTGTAATCTGTGGCCATATCCACACTCCCGCAGACAAACACTGCGAAGGGATGCACTACCTCAACTCGGGCGATTGGGTCGAATCGTTGTCTGCGATCGTCGAACACCAGGATGGCCGATTCGAGCTCATCCACTTCTCCGAATTCTTGGCTGAATACCCAATGAAGCAGGAGGAAAACGCTAACGAGATCGAAGACGAACTAGACGCCGACTTCCCTCGGGGATTGGCGGCGGAAGGCTTCTAATTGATCGGCAAGGCCGTTTGCCGGCCCGTTGTTTTTCGGCCGTAGAGCAGGAAAACCTTGGCGTGTTCCCACTGGTATTAACGCCTAAGCTATCCTAGTCAATTAACCCCAGTTTCTGATTAAATTGACATACGGCATTTAAGTACTACTCCACCAAAGGATAGGGAGTTTAACCGTTTTTTTAATTTCGGAAAACTCTGACCAAACATCCGACCTCTAAATCTGACCTCCATACAACATGGCACAAGAAGACATCCAATCAGCCGCTGACGCTGTAAGTTCAGCAAACGAACCCGACGGGATTATGAGTTTCTTCACCGAAGAACGTCTCGACGGGATCTTGGCTTGGGCTGCGGAAAACGCGCTTAAGGTAGTGGCTGCGATTCTCATTTTCGTAATCGGAAAGTGGATCGCAGGCAAAATCCGCAACGGCGTTAAAAAAGCCATGGAGAAGAAGGAAGTCGATCCGGCTCTGGTCTCTTTCGGCGTCAACATCATCTACTACGTTTTGATGATCGCCGTTATCTTGGCCGCGGTTCAACAGGTTGGATTCCAAACTACTTCACTCGTCGCCATACTCGGTGCTGCTGGCTTGGCAGTGGGCATGGCCCTGCAGGGCTCCCTCTCAAACTTCGCTGCTGGCGTGCTCATCATCATGTTCCGCCCATTCCGCATCGGAGACGTAATCAATGCTGGTGGTCAGACTGGTTGCGTTAAGGAAATCGGCGTACTCGTCACCATCATGACTAGCCCAGACAACAAGAAGATCATTATGCCAAACTCGGCGATCATGTCTGGCTGCATCACTAACATCACTGCCCACGAAACCCGTCGTGTCGACATGACGGTCGGTGTCAGCTACTCGGACGATTTGGACAAGGTTCAAAGCATTATCCTCGATGTGCTGAATGCCGACAGCCGCGTCCTCCAAGACCCAGCTCCTCAAGTGGTCGTTGCAGAACTCGCAGACAGCAGCGTCAACTTCAACGTTCGTCCATGGACCAAGGGCTCAGACTACTGGGGCGTATTCTTCGACTTCCAGAAGACCATCAAGCAACGCTTGGACAAGGAAGGCGTCACCATTCCATTCCCACAGCAAGACGTCTACATGCACCAAGTCGACAAGGCGTAAGCCTTAAGACAGACACTTTCAAATACGACAAAGCCGCAGCGTTTCAGCTGCGGCTTTTTTGTATCCAATTAAAAAAACGTGAGCTTTCGCTCAACGCATTCCTAGCGGTTTATCCAACACCTCACGCAGAACGAATGCGGTCTTGAGCGACGTCTGATCCTTCAGCTCTCGGTTGAGCTTCTCCCTGATCACGGAAGTTGAAGCGAGCGACTTTTTGTCAGCATAATGATTATCGCGAATCCGAGAGACCTTTTCGCGAGCCACGCGTTCCATCCGCTTCGCCTGTTCCATCTTACGCTCAATCTCCTCCCTTCGCTTTGCATAAGGGTCTAGAGTCTTGAAATCGATAGGTTCACTCTGCTCCACTGGAACTGGAACAGGAACAGGTTCAGGAATACGAGAGGGAATCTCTCGATAGCTTTCAGGTTCCGGGTCAAACTCGATGACTGTAGGTCCAGCGTCAGGCTCCGGAATAGAGCTCACCTTTCCCTGCCTCTCGAGTATTTTACGGCGAATCTCCTCTTGGATCTTACGAGCTCTCTCCTGAGCCTCAGGATCTGGCTCATCCTCGCCCGACTGACTAGGCGTCTTTAGAGCATTGATTATGTATATGATGAAGATGACTACAGGAGCCAGCTTCCCCAAGTTTTCTAGCAACCAATCCATGACGGGCTACTTAGCGTCCTTTTCGCTTTCGCCCTTACCGGAGATAGAGTCTCGCATACGAGTATCGGACTCTACGTTTTTCATCTTGTAGTAATCCATTATACCCAGATTTCCACTACGGAAGGCTTCAGCCATGGCGAGCGGTACTTGCGCTTCGGCTTCAACCACCTTGGCACGCATCTCTTGCACCTTCGCCTGCATTTCCTGCTCAAGAGCAACCGCAGCGGCACGGCGAATTTCCGCCTCTGCTTGAGCCATATTCTTATTCGCCTCCGCTTGGGCCTCCTGCAGAAGAGCTCCTACGTTTTGACCCACATCGACATCGGCGATATCGATAGAAAGAATTTCAAAGGCAGTTCCCACATCTAGCCCTCGCTCGAGCACAACCTTGGAAATGCTGTCGGGGCTCTCGAGGACCTTCTTGTAGGTGTCTGCAGAACCAATAGTGGTTACGATACCTTCACCCACACGAGCGATGATAGTCTCTTCCTTGGCGCCGCCCACGAAACGGTCGAGGTTCGTCCTAACCGTCACTCTCGCCTTAGCCTTAACTTGTATCCCATCTTTGGCGACGCCATCGATTGTCTTTTTCGGACCATCCTGGCTTGGACAATCGATCACCTTCGGGTCTACCGAGGTTCGCACGGCTTCCACAACAGACTTTCCGGAACCCTTGGTCGCAAGGTCTATCGCGCAAGCGCGCACCCACTCGAGGCTGATACCCGCTTTCTTGGCCGCGATGATAGCTTGCACAGTAGGGATCAGATTACCCCCTGCCAAATAGTGAGCTTCCAGCTCTCCTTCCGAAAGATTGATGCCTGCCTTTACGGCTGTAATTTTCGCATCCACTACCGTACTGTAAGGAACTCCACGAAGCCGCATAGCCACCAACTTCGCAAATCCCACCGCGGCATCGGACAAGATCGCCTTCAACCATGTCTGGAAGAAAGATAGCAGATAAAGAAAAACTACTAGTCCGATAATACCCGCCACTACCAAGGCGATTGTGATCATTGTGCTATTCATAATTATATTTTGGATACTGTTACTTTAAATTGATCAAAAGATTCTATTTTCACGGCTGCCCCCTTCTCGATGAACCCGCTGCAAGAAACCGCTTCCATCTTTTTTCCCTCACAAAGGATATAACCACTGGGAGCCATGGCAGTCGCGGTGCTGCATTCCTTACCAATCATCGACTCATCGCCGACCGCATTCTGGCTGATCCCATCCACCTTGTCTTGCAGAAAAAATTTCTTACCTGCCGGCGTCTTGGGGAGCACCTTGAATTCAAACCAAAGACAAGCGACCAAACCTGCTAGGCCAATTAGAAAAACGATAATGGCTCCCTCTGCTCCGTAGCCATCGTAAGCAAAGCCCACCGCAGCGATTAAACTCAAGCCTCCGAAAATCCCAACAATCCCGCCGGGGATAAAGATCTCCAACATGACGAGCCCTAGGCCGAGTATGATCAGTCCAACTAATAGGCTCATGATTGAACCTCCTCTACAATGTATCCAAAATCTCTTTTCGACACGACTCGAAGAGGAACCCCTTTTCTGGCTGTGCCAAACTCGAGTTTCGCTTCGTAGCGTTTTCCGTGAACTTCGATTTGGCCGGACGGAACGAGATCGGTGGTCGCTATCGCCATCTCCCCTACGATTCCCACAGCTTCCTGGGCGACTGGCTCGTCGCTCTCCACAGCAAGAGATTCCTTCAACACCAATCGATCCCAGATAAACGTTTTCGGCAAAAAGCGGGCGAGAACCAAGATAAGAACAATACCCATAAGGGTGCCGCCTAGAAGGTTTTGGATCGGTCGTTCAAACATCTCCCAACTCCAAGTGAAGTCCGGTGTCTCCGCCGGCCAAACATCCGCCATGGACCATACGAGGCTTACCATCAAAAAAACGAATCCGGGAATAGCAAATATGAGAACGCCAGGGGCAACCACGATTTCCAATACCAACAGAGCAATACCGATCACGAAGAGCAGCAGCGGTTCGTGTCCCGAGAGACCAGCGACGTTGTGCCCGAAAATGGCTATCAAAAAGAAAACGACCCCAACTATTCCGAAAATCCCAAATCCAGGTGATTGAAATTCCACATACACGCTTATCACCGCTACGGCTAAGAGGAAAGGAGCCAACGAGACAATAAACTGTGCTAGATTCAGAGACCAAGTTGCCTCGAATTTCGTGACTGTTGGATCGGTATTCGAAGACAGAATACTTACCAACTCATCCAAATCCGCCACGATACCTGAGCCCAGCAAAGCCACCGGAGGGTCTCCGAAAGTCTCGTGGGCTCGTTTGGCAGTCAAGTTGAGCAACTCTCCTTCAGGAGAGATCACCGCATCTCCGATTTTAAACTCGAAGTCCGGATCCATCATAGCCCGAATCACGTCGCTACGATATGGATACTCCTCAGTGTACGCCTCCATCTTAGCATTCAAGTAAGACATCAATTTCCGCTTCATCGACTCATTGATATCTTCCCCTTGCCCGGTAACAGGCTCCGCACTGCCGATCACAGCTTTGTCCGTAAAATAAATTTCATCCGTGACTGACGCGATGATTGCTCCTGCTGAAATCGCTTCGTCATTAACGAAAGTAACCGTCTTACCGGGAAAGCGATCCAGTACCTCCATAATTTCCAGAGTCGCATCCAAGCGTCCTCCCGGAGTTTTCATATCCAAAATTACAGTTCCATAGCCTTCGGCGATCGCGGTTTTCACCCCGCCTCGTATAGCGAACAAGGTTGGCTGGCCGATCTGATCCTGCACAGGAATGACATAGAAAGTGGCGTCATTCCCAGCTGAAGAAACATCAGAGAGGGAAGCAGGTTCCGAGTTTTGCAAAGTCTGGCCATCTAGGCCAGAGATCAGGGAAAAAACGTAACAAAGCAGGGGAAAGAAACGAATTCTCATGGGTTAACTTAACTTGTTCCAACAAGATACGAATAGCAAGGTCCAGCCATTGCGAAGAGCCGACTTCTTACGGAAAGCTTCAGAGAACAAAGCTTTGTTGAACTTTTCGTTTCCAAATTGACCAAAAACGCATTTTTATCCCCTACGCACTGACATGGAGGAAATAGAGTATCTTGGAGAAACCATCTACCGCTGGGAAGTCGGGGCCTCGACCTACCTAGCCGCGCCCACACGCGGAGCTCGTCTGATGAATTGGAACTTGAGCTACGCAGACGGCACTTTCCGCGACATCATCCATTGGCCCGACATAGACTCTATCGACAAGCTGGTCAAAGCGAGAGGTGGCAACCCCATCCTGTTCCCCTTTTCTGCCCGTACTTTTTCTAAAGGAGAGATCCAGAAATGGGTCGCCCCATCCGGCGAAACACTGCCGATGCCCATGCACGGCTTCGCTCGCCAAGGCAAATTTGAGATCACCCGGATCGACCAAACCGGTTTCGCAGCGAGCCTCCTCCCCGACTCAATCGCCAAGGAAGCATACCCTTTCGAATACGACTTCGAAGTCGTCTACCGTTTCCACGCCCGCGAGATGAGCGTGGAACTTAGACTGACCAACCAAGGAAAAATATCGATTCCTTGGTCCGCCGGGCATCATTTCTATTTCACCATTCCATGGATCGACGGCACCTCTCGCGAGGATTATAAGCTCAAGATTCCAGCCAAGAAGGCAGTCAGGCAGGATGCCAAGGGTTCGCTATCCCCAGTTAAGGGCATCAAGAAGATCGACAAGATTAGTAATCCCGAGCTCGTAGATCGTATCCATTATCAACTGACCAGCCCTATCATCGAGTGTTACTGCACCAAGGATGACTCCAAGCTGGAAATTGAAGTCGGCACAAATCCCACTCCTAACTCCGGATACGCCCTCGTAACATGGACTGAAACAGATGAGTCCCCCTTCTTCTGCATCGAGCCGTGGATGGGGCCGCCGAATGCTCCCGAGAACGAGATTGGCCTACATCAAGTCGCGCCCGGAGAGACCCAAGCCTTCTCGGTAACTATCCGCACCTAGAGAGCGGCGGAAGCTTTCTTCCGAATTCGGAAATTCCCGCTTCACCATTGGGTCAAGAGATCCCATGGTCCTGCTTCTTCCATGAAAAATCCCGACCTCTGCTGCCAACGCCTCGCTTGGGGCGATATTGATATCTCTCCCATAAAAACGCTTATCGGGCTCGCGAAATCTGAAGATCTGGAAGCAGGTGGACTCCTAAACGGAACCTCCACTCCGGGCGATCACTCCTCTGCCCTTTTGGAAGCAGGGCAAAACGTGACGACCACACTAAAAGCCCGCACAGAAATCTCACTCTGCGGGGTCGAGTTAGCTCCTCATGTCTTAGCCGCTTACGACTCAGAGCTCACTTTTCAGGCGCTCGCCAAAGATGGTGACAAGCTCGATTCGGGTGACTCCATCGGAACTGTCTCCGGTCCAGTCCGAAGCCTGCTCAGCGCCGAACGCCCTTTGCTAAACTTCATGCAAAAGCTCTCCGGAGTTTCGACCCTGACCCGCAAGTACGTCGACGCGATGGGCGACAGCCCCACTCGCCTACTAGACACCCGCAAAACTACGCCGGGCTATCGGACGCTGGAAAAATACGCCGTCGCCTGCGGAGGAGGATGGAACCACCGCATCGGTTTGTTCGACCGCGTCATGCTAAAGGACAATCATCTCGCCGCGTTCGGCGCGGATCCCCGCCAATCCGCCATCGACGCAGTTCAAGCCTCCCGCTCCAAGCATCCAAAGATCCTAGTCGAAATGGAAGTCGACACGCTCGGGCAAATAGAACACGCCCTAGCCGCTCAAGTGGACATTATCCTCTTAGACAACTTTTCCGTCGCCCAACTCAAGGAAGCGATCTCATTGATCGGTGATCGGGCAGTCACCGAGGCCAGTGGAGGCATCACCATCGAGAGCCTGCCGGAGCTGGCTAGCCTCGGCCTAGACTTCATCTCCACCGGAGCCACCGTACACCAATCCACTTGGATCGACATCGGCCTCGACTCCTGATTTTCCCATGACTGATAAAAACGTACTCATCCTACGCGAATTTCTGGCCGCCGAAGGCGACTTCGTATCGGGAAGCGAACTGGCGGAGCTGATCGGCGTCTCTCGCGTATCCGTCTGGTCTTACTTGGAGAAACTCAAGGCCAAAGGTTTCGAGTTCGAAGCCGTCCGAAGCAAGGGGTACCGGCTAACCCAAATGCCAAGCGAGTTGAACGAAGCCCTCATCCAATCGCGCCTGCAACACGCAGCGGCAGATTTCCAGGCCATCGTTTTGGACGAAGTCGACAGCACCAACTCCGAAGCGGAACGCCGTATCGCCAACGGCGACCCAACTCCCTTTGTGGTAGCATCCAGACTTCAAACCCAAGGTCGCGGCCGTCTGGGAAGAGTTTGGCACAGCCCTCAAAACGGAAACCTTTACGCAAGCTTCGCCTTCCGCCCTCAAGTCTCCCCCAGTCAAATCTCGCTCTTCACGCTTTGGATGGGGATCAATATTTGCGAGTGCATCAACTCCATCTGCCGCACCAGCTGCCAAATCAAATGGCCCAACGACCTGCACGTGGAGGGCAAGAAGGTAGCGGGCATTCTGACCGAAGCCCGCATGGAGGCGGATCTCGTGCTTAACGTAGTGCTTGGCATCGGCCTAAACGTGAACAGCGACGCCTCAACCTGGCCAGACGAGCTAAAGAGCATCGCCACCTCCCTCAACCAGGTAGCGGGCGAAACTTTCGATATTAACAAACTCGTATCCACCCTCACTGGCCGAATCGCCATCGCCTACCGCAAACTCCTAGACGGAAGCCATAAAGCCGAGCTGAAGGAACGCTGGGCTCGCTATGATTCCCTCTTGGGCAAAAATGTGGCCCTCCTCCAGGGAGATCAGAGAATCTCTGGCATCGCTAGCGGCATTGACTCGAGCGGCTCTTTAATCATCGAGCGGGCCGATGGATCACGCTATCTCGCTCGAGCAGGAGAAGTGACGATCGAGAAGCAACCGCTCTAATTTCCAACTAAACCGCCAATATCCAACTCCTATGAAGCTCCATCCCGAGATATCCGCCAAGCACCTAGCTTGGATAGAAAAGCAACAAATGTTCTTCGTAGGCACTGCCCCTCTCGATGCGGAAGGACACGTCAATCTTTCGCCCAAAGGAGGCGACAGCTTTCGCGTCCTGAGTCCTCTGCAAGTCGCCTACCTCGACTACACCGGTAGCGGGGCGGAGACCATTGCCCACCTCCGTGAAAATGGTCGCATAGTGATCATGTTCTGCGCGTTCGAAGGGCCTCCACAGATTTTCCGACTGCACGGCAAAGGGACTGCCCACCTGCACGGAAGCCCGGAATTCGAAGAACTAAGCAAACATTTTCCAGAGAACCCGGGAGCTCGGTCTATCGTAGTGGTTGATGTGGAGCGAGTCGCCGATTCCTGTGGCTACGCTGTCCCCTTTTATGACTTTAAGGGGCACCGCAATGGACTCGACAAATGGGCCGAGAAAAAGGGCGAAGACGGGGTCAAGGCCTACCAAGCAGAGAACAATGAACGCAGCATAGATGGGCTGCCTTCCATTGACCACAGCTAAGCCAAGCTGGGCAAAAGACCCTACATAAAAGGTAAAACAGGTTTAAAGAAGGGAGCGGTAATTCCGATAAAACCTACAAATCTCTCTTTATTCCGCGACGGCCGCCGCGACCCTTTAAACCAAGCCATCTAGAACCTTCCCACCGATGCGACTCCACGTACCGCACGCGTCGGACCTTCCCTCCGCTCCCAAATGAAAAAGCAGGCTCTCCTACCCACCGGAATCGAGCAGCAATTCGAAATCTACGAGACCTTCTTCTCGACGACAGACTATCGCGGCATCATCACGGCGGGAAACAGTATTTTAACCCGCACCAGCGGCTACTCGCTCGATGAACTGATCGGCTCGCCTCACAATCTGATTCGCCACCCTTCCATGCCGAGATGCGTTTTCGCCATGCTCTGGGAAAATGCCAAGGACCGGCAACCTTTCGCTGGCTACGTTATCAACCAAGCCAAAAACGGGAATCACTATTGGGTCTTCGCTCTCATTGAACCACAAGCGGAGGAAATCATCTCCATCCGCATCAAACCGAGTTGCGGGCTCTTGAGCACCATCCAGTCCCTTTACCCGCAGCTACTGCAAGCCGAGGATGACGCTTTGGCCAACGGAGAGTCGATTCCCCAAGCCATTCAACGATCAAAAGCTTTGCTTGCCGAAGCAGTGCAGAAGCTAGGCTTCCAAGACTACGAAGCGTTCAGCCATTACAGCATAAACGCAGAGATACGACACCGGGACTCGGTCGTTAAAAAACAAGGCAGAACCCTTTTCCCAACTTCTATCCCGAGCACTTCGGATCAGGTAACACAGGAGGCCTACTACCGCGCCAAAAAAGCGTACCAAAACCTAGGCAGCGTCTTTACGGAGTTGGATAATTTCACTCGCCTTGCCAAAGAGATCAAAGATGGACGAGACGCGGTTCGCGATATCGCCGACGAATTTCGACTCAACGCCCTCAACGCAAATATCGCCGCCACCCCGCTTGGCGGAAAAGGCGCTACGATCGAAACCATCACCCGATTTCTGCACTCCCACGCCGGCGAGTTCTCGGACAATACAAGCAGTCTCGCCGATCAGGCAGCCGTAACGACCTCCTCCATTCAAAGATGCGTGGCACGCCTCGCCTCCGCCCGTATCCAAATGGAGACATTGATCAATTACCTTTGCGAAAGTTCGTATTCGGGAGATTCTCGCCTACTGGCCGGAATGCTTTCGGTAGCTGTGTCAGAAAACCTGATACATGCAGAGCGGCGAATTCACTCCATCCTGAAATCCCTCTCCGAACTGGGCCGCAAGCAAGAGGCTCTGCAAAGGGCCATCACCGCCTTTAACGTCGCCCAAACCTCTGGTTTGATGGAATGTTCCCGCCTTCCAGAGGCTAAGCACCTCACCAGTATGTTCTCGGACCTCAGACAACGGATCGAGGATGCCAACACGGAACTGGCCGACTCTGAGCGCATATTGGATAAGCTGAAATCACTCGCTGCAGCTGCTCCGCCCAAGATCAAAATGGTGATTGCGAGCTTGCGAACCATAAGCGGGCGCGAACCTAAGCTCCCGCTCGGGATCCAGCCCTTTTCAAATGCCGAGCACTCGATGCTCACATTCGAGCCGCCAGCTCGAAACGCCCATCCAAGCGTTTTGCGGTAACTCCCTTCAGTTCCAAAGTCAGTAGCGAAACCGAAACCTCGGAAATCCCTAGGTCTAGCTTCTCCGCCAAGTCCTCCTGGCTTACCGCTTCCCCTCCCTCGAGCAGCTTCGCTATTTGAGCTTCCAGGCCTTCGAG
This genomic interval from Pelagicoccus albus contains the following:
- a CDS encoding pyridoxamine 5'-phosphate oxidase family protein, which translates into the protein MKLHPEISAKHLAWIEKQQMFFVGTAPLDAEGHVNLSPKGGDSFRVLSPLQVAYLDYTGSGAETIAHLRENGRIVIMFCAFEGPPQIFRLHGKGTAHLHGSPEFEELSKHFPENPGARSIVVVDVERVADSCGYAVPFYDFKGHRNGLDKWAEKKGEDGVKAYQAENNERSIDGLPSIDHS
- a CDS encoding biotin--[acetyl-CoA-carboxylase] ligase, whose translation is MTDKNVLILREFLAAEGDFVSGSELAELIGVSRVSVWSYLEKLKAKGFEFEAVRSKGYRLTQMPSELNEALIQSRLQHAAADFQAIVLDEVDSTNSEAERRIANGDPTPFVVASRLQTQGRGRLGRVWHSPQNGNLYASFAFRPQVSPSQISLFTLWMGINICECINSICRTSCQIKWPNDLHVEGKKVAGILTEARMEADLVLNVVLGIGLNVNSDASTWPDELKSIATSLNQVAGETFDINKLVSTLTGRIAIAYRKLLDGSHKAELKERWARYDSLLGKNVALLQGDQRISGIASGIDSSGSLIIERADGSRYLARAGEVTIEKQPL
- a CDS encoding PAS domain-containing protein: MKKQALLPTGIEQQFEIYETFFSTTDYRGIITAGNSILTRTSGYSLDELIGSPHNLIRHPSMPRCVFAMLWENAKDRQPFAGYVINQAKNGNHYWVFALIEPQAEEIISIRIKPSCGLLSTIQSLYPQLLQAEDDALANGESIPQAIQRSKALLAEAVQKLGFQDYEAFSHYSINAEIRHRDSVVKKQGRTLFPTSIPSTSDQVTQEAYYRAKKAYQNLGSVFTELDNFTRLAKEIKDGRDAVRDIADEFRLNALNANIAATPLGGKGATIETITRFLHSHAGEFSDNTSSLADQAAVTTSSIQRCVARLASARIQMETLINYLCESSYSGDSRLLAGMLSVAVSENLIHAERRIHSILKSLSELGRKQEALQRAITAFNVAQTSGLMECSRLPEAKHLTSMFSDLRQRIEDANTELADSERILDKLKSLAAAAPPKIKMVIASLRTISGREPKLPLGIQPFSNAEHSMLTFEPPARNAHPSVLR